One genomic window of Calditrichota bacterium includes the following:
- a CDS encoding amidohydrolase yields the protein MHTRVGEASWQTALALGITILSLALSTCSRHAKPPDAPVTMIITNARVWTGCETKPWAEAVAVANDRIAAVGSSAEVSRLASASTRVIDAQGKMVVPGFIDCHVHFLEGGFRLSSVQLRDASTPAEFIKRIKEYAEQVGPGVWITGGDWDHALWGGELPTHQWVDSVSTRNPVWVSRLDGHMALANSLAMQAAGVSAKTPDVEGGTIVRDAQGNPTGIFKDNAMALIDRVVPEPDQSQKERALQAAMNYVASQGVTSVHHMGTWDDLALFRRAHAAGKLLTRIYAAVPLATAELLANEVRAHGRGDEWLRIGMVKGFVDGSLGSHTAAFFEPFTDAPGDSGLLVNTPEDLLRWVSQADSAGLQVAIHAIGDRANALLLDIYARVAAQNGQRDRRFRIEHAQHLRPADILRFAQLGVIASMQPYHAIDDGRWAEKVIGSERIKTTYAFRSLIDSGAHVVFGSDWYVAPPSPLLGIYAAVTRRTIDGMNPEGWVPEQKITVEEALRAYTAKAAYASFEEREKGTLEPGKLADFAVLDRDITRIPPEEIAEAQVVMTVVGGKIVFTRE from the coding sequence ATGCACACTCGCGTCGGTGAGGCTTCGTGGCAAACCGCCCTGGCGCTTGGCATCACAATCCTGTCCCTCGCTCTCTCGACATGCTCTCGTCATGCAAAGCCGCCAGACGCCCCCGTGACCATGATCATTACCAATGCCCGTGTCTGGACAGGCTGCGAGACCAAACCCTGGGCCGAAGCCGTTGCCGTAGCCAACGATCGCATTGCCGCAGTGGGCTCGTCCGCGGAGGTGAGTCGCCTTGCCAGCGCCAGCACGCGAGTAATCGACGCCCAGGGGAAGATGGTGGTCCCCGGCTTCATCGACTGCCATGTACACTTTCTCGAGGGTGGCTTTCGCCTCTCCTCGGTGCAGCTGCGCGATGCTTCCACACCCGCAGAGTTCATCAAACGCATCAAGGAATATGCTGAGCAGGTAGGCCCTGGCGTCTGGATCACCGGCGGCGACTGGGACCACGCCCTCTGGGGAGGCGAGCTCCCCACGCACCAGTGGGTCGACTCCGTGTCCACGCGCAATCCGGTGTGGGTAAGCCGCCTTGACGGGCACATGGCCTTGGCCAACTCCCTGGCCATGCAGGCTGCAGGCGTCTCCGCAAAGACCCCCGACGTGGAAGGGGGCACGATCGTCCGTGACGCGCAAGGCAATCCCACCGGGATTTTCAAGGACAATGCCATGGCGCTCATTGACCGGGTGGTGCCAGAGCCGGATCAAAGCCAAAAGGAGCGGGCGCTGCAGGCAGCCATGAACTACGTCGCCAGCCAGGGCGTGACCAGCGTGCACCACATGGGCACCTGGGATGACTTGGCCCTGTTCAGGCGTGCTCACGCCGCAGGCAAGCTCCTCACCCGTATTTACGCGGCGGTGCCACTTGCCACCGCGGAGCTTCTCGCCAACGAGGTGCGCGCCCACGGTCGCGGCGATGAGTGGCTGCGCATCGGCATGGTCAAAGGTTTTGTGGATGGCTCACTCGGCTCCCACACGGCTGCCTTCTTCGAGCCCTTCACCGATGCTCCGGGGGACTCTGGTCTGCTGGTGAACACGCCAGAAGACCTTCTCCGCTGGGTCAGCCAGGCAGACTCCGCGGGCCTGCAGGTGGCCATACACGCCATCGGCGACCGCGCCAATGCCTTGCTGCTGGACATCTATGCCCGGGTGGCTGCCCAGAACGGCCAGCGCGACCGGCGATTCCGCATTGAGCACGCCCAACACCTGCGCCCTGCCGATATTCTGCGCTTTGCGCAGTTGGGGGTCATCGCCAGCATGCAACCGTACCACGCCATCGACGACGGACGGTGGGCGGAAAAGGTCATTGGCTCCGAGCGCATCAAGACCACCTACGCCTTCCGCTCGCTCATAGACAGCGGCGCCCACGTGGTGTTTGGCAGCGACTGGTACGTGGCGCCACCTTCCCCCTTGTTGGGCATCTACGCAGCGGTGACCAGGCGGACCATCGATGGCATGAATCCGGAAGGTTGGGTACCGGAGCAGAAGATCACGGTGGAAGAAGCGTTGCGCGCCTACACGGCGAAAGCCGCATACGCCTCATTCGAAGAGAGAGAAAAGGGCACGCTGGAACCTGGCAAACTGGCTGACTTTGCCGTTCTGGACCGCGACATCACGCGCATCCCGCCTGAGGAAATTGCGGAGGCACAGGTGGTGATGACAGTCGTCGGTGGGAAGATTGTCTTCACGCGGGAATAG